The nucleotide window TCGAAGGATGTCATCTGGCGACCGCTCCTTCCGTCGCGGGAGTCTTCATTGCCCGCGCTGTGAGGCTGGCGAACATATAGTATTTTCCCTGCGCGGCAATAGGGATGGTCGCCGGTGAATCCCGAATTAGGTCTTCGATTGGTTGTTGAATCTGGTGTGGGCGTGAGTAGACCCTAGCCGGACTTTACGGCCGGTCAAGAAGTACGATCGTGTAGCGGTCGGCGGTTCTCGAAACGGCTCTGCCGGCTGTCAGCGCTGCGCTGACCGAGGATGGCTTCGTCTTCGTAGACGCGCGGCGATCCAGAGATCCATCTCTTCCCATCGGTTGAAGAGCCATTCGGACTTCGCCTCACGGCTGCTTGGGATTGCGATGGCCGGCACGCGCCAGAAGGCCGCCTTCACGCGACTCCCGACGAGACTCCCCGAGAGGAGATCGGTGAGGCGCATGGTGCCCTCGAGTCCCTCGTGCGCGCAGAAGACGACATCGGTTTCGGGGCATTCCTCGAGCAGGGCGAGAGAGCCGCCGAGTCGGGGCGGGAGAAGGTTCTCCAGTGCGCGGGCGCGCGCGAGAAGAACCGTGTCGCCGCGCGCTTCGATCCGTGCAAGCACCGCCTTGCGGCGTTCTGGTGTGAAGCGTGTTCCTTCCGGATAGATGAGCACGCCGTCGCTTGGTCCGAGGTCCTGCGCGAGTCCGCGAATCCTCTGAATCTCCGGCTCGCTGATATTCGCCTCACGCTCGATGAAGCAGTTGGGGAGTCGGTGCCCCACGATGTCGAGACAAGGGTCCCATAGGAGTTCGCGCTTGAGGACGTAGCGAAGACGATGACCATGCGCGGCCGAGAGATAGTGGGCTGCCAGCACTGTGTCGACGACGCTGACGTGACGAACGAAAAGAAGAAAGGGTCCATCGCCGCGAGGGACTACCTCGCTCCCTTCTACGTCGACGCAGAACCCGAGCAGGACGCGGCCCCCGGTGAGGAGGGTGGAGGCCCACCAGGATTGCAGGCGAAAATGAGCATCGACCCAAGCCGGACCCGCTCTTCCCGTCGTGAGGCCGAAACGTAGCCACAACCACCCGCTCCCGAGGATGCCGAAGGTTTCGCATCCGAAGTAGTGGACGAGGAATACAACTCCTCGCGTCATCGCGAAGCGGCTTCCCCGGACGATGTCTGCGGCGGCGCACAGCGGGAGGAGGAGTGGAAGAGAAACGAGGCCCAGGAGGAAGGAAAGGATGAACAGGGGCACCGTCACGAACCGGCGCATGGCTCGTGTTACGCGATCCGACATTCAGCCGCCCGCAACGACAGGGAAAAAAGCTGGCCAGACCAGCGCGTCGAGCACTGCGGTTTGGAAGGAGAAGAGTAGGGCTCCAAGGATGGCAAGCGCCCGCGCCCCACGCGCGCCGGACGGCGCGGCCGTGGCGATCGACGCGATCAATGCGAGGGAGGCTACTCCGACCACGGTGAGCACGATTCGAATCGAAAGCCACAAAGCCGAGTTGGGTGTTTCGATCATCTGGAAAGTGAGAGGCATCCACAGCGCGGAGGGAATGAGAATCGCCGCGTAGATGGCACTGAACGCTCGGAATCCGAATCGGCCAAAGATCCGCACGTTCGAAGTATCGAGTGAGAACAGGATGTAACCCGTGAAGAGAAAGTACCCCACGGCCGCGAGCAGCATTGAGATCGTGTAGAGCGGCTGGAGGCCCTCCGGCACCCCGCCCCATACCGCTCCCGAACTCTCGGGGTGTGTTGCGATGCCGACGACGTAGCTTGCGAGCACTGCGACCCCGCCGATGATGTTCAGGGCAATGAACATCCTTTGGTGCGTCGCGCTCGAGAGCGCTTGGGATCCTTGCAGAGGTTTGGTCGCTGCACTCATGATACCCCCAGGAGTTCGTTTTTCAGAGGCGCGTCGAGCGGATCCTCGCCGAGCCAGATGTCGAAGAGGGATGATGCGAAATCCTCTCCCTGGATAACGCCTAGGCGCTCGCCGTTGAGAGATAGCTCGGTTCCCACGTCCGGCATGTAGGTGATGGCGTATCGGTCGCCGGGTTCCACGTCGCGGTAGAGTTCGTTCGAGCGCTCGATACGGACCTCGAGTTCGAGGTACGTGGCTTCGTCCACGTTTCTGGTGATGCCTTTGCGTGTTGCGTCTGCAAATCCCGCCGCGGGTATGGACCAGAAGTACTCGAGCTCCAGCCGGCGGCCGGCGGTCTCATCGATCGCCGCGGCGACGGCGCCGCGAAGAGAACCCCGATCTATCGATTTCTTGCAGTGCATGCCCCAACCCTACGGCTGGCCAAACTTCTGTCGAGCAATTATCTAGACAGAAGCCAGACAGCAATAATAGCCTATGACGGAAGGCACAACTTATTCCCAATTCTGTTGAGCCGACCTACCCGGTTCGGGTCGTGGTCGAAGCGACGGGGATCTCGGAACACGTGCTCCGCGCCTGGGAGCGGCGGCATTCGATAGTGCGACCGCGAAGAGGCCGATGCCCCACCAGAGGGTGAAGTCGCCGGGGTAGTTGGGGTGACGGGTCCACGCC belongs to Candidatus Binatia bacterium and includes:
- a CDS encoding 1-acyl-sn-glycerol-3-phosphate acyltransferase, whose translation is MSDRVTRAMRRFVTVPLFILSFLLGLVSLPLLLPLCAAADIVRGSRFAMTRGVVFLVHYFGCETFGILGSGWLWLRFGLTTGRAGPAWVDAHFRLQSWWASTLLTGGRVLLGFCVDVEGSEVVPRGDGPFLLFVRHVSVVDTVLAAHYLSAAHGHRLRYVLKRELLWDPCLDIVGHRLPNCFIEREANISEPEIQRIRGLAQDLGPSDGVLIYPEGTRFTPERRKAVLARIEARGDTVLLARARALENLLPPRLGGSLALLEECPETDVVFCAHEGLEGTMRLTDLLSGSLVGSRVKAAFWRVPAIAIPSSREAKSEWLFNRWEEMDLWIAARLRRRSHPRSAQR
- a CDS encoding chalcone isomerase family protein, whose translation is MHCKKSIDRGSLRGAVAAAIDETAGRRLELEYFWSIPAAGFADATRKGITRNVDEATYLELEVRIERSNELYRDVEPGDRYAITYMPDVGTELSLNGERLGVIQGEDFASSLFDIWLGEDPLDAPLKNELLGVS